The Kordia sp. SMS9 DNA window AGTCGTAGTTATGCCAATAAGATTAAGGAGCTTATTTTGTAGACAAATTTTATGTTTTTATAAATTGTTGTAAAATATCAATTAGTCTTAAAAAAAGATATAAGCTTCATTATTTAGTTATTTTCCCATTCTCTAATTGTTTTTTTGAGAACCCAATTATCATTAATATTTTCATATACCCTTACAAATCCTTTATTCTTTTTCGACGTAGGCATTGAAAAAAATCTGATCATTAAAAATTTTCCATTTTTAGATAGTAGCGGAAGCCCAAATTCTTGTATTCCACCAATCTTTTTATTGTATAATTTATCGTAATCAAATTCTTTTTCTTTGATGAAATCACTTTCAATTTTTGCTATGAAATTAACTATTTTTTTACGTTTTATAAATTTAAATTCCTTGAAAATTCCCTTTTTTAAAAGTTTAATCTTAGCATTTCTTTTTATTTGGTCTTTATAGTAATCTATATCTTCTTTTTTAAAATATGGAGCTAGTGGCTCGAAATTTTCATCATTAAAATAAAACTTTGCTGGTATCTGTAAAGCAGAGTTGAATCCGTTAACTAATTTTAATTTTTTGTCTAGTATTGAATTGTCACCTGAAACTACTTCCAGTAGGATATTATTGATAAGTAACTCATCATTTTTCTGTTTTTTTTGAAATGATGTTAGTAAAATAAAACTAAACAATATGAACAAAGGTTTTTTCATAATAAATTTTAATAAAGTTCTACGGATATAAAATCAAAACTACAATAATTTACTTAAAATTATTCTCTATTTAAGATGTTATTTATTAAGAAAAGTATCACTTTTTAAACTTAATAATTACTGTTCTGTCTGTAATTGAAAAGTTTGATTTTAGAAATTTTACCTTTTAGGTTGTAAATCCGATTCTATTCTACAGGATAAAAATCAACACTTTCAGAGTTTTTTAAGTCATTCTGCTTTTGTTATTTAGTTTTTATGGTTAAAAAGATTATTCATTCTAAAAATCTAAAAGCAAAGCAAACTCAAAAGCGAAGCAAGTCTAAAATCTAGTAGCAAAGAGCGATCTAGATTCTAACAGCGTCAGCGGTCTAAAAACTCATCCAACATTATTTGCCAACTCTAAGCATTATCTTATCTTTGCGGACTATTCAATACTAGAACTAATGAAAATATCTTACAATTGGGTAAAGCAATTTATTCAACTTGATTGGGATGCTGATAAAACAGGGGAACTCTTGACCGACTTAGGTTTAGAGGTGGAAGGCATCGAAAAATATGAATCTGTACCAGGTGGATTGGAAGGCATCGTAATTGGTCATGTTTTGACCTGCGTACAACATCCAAATGCAGATCGCTTGAAAGTTACTACAGTTGATTTGGGCGACGGCGAAGCTGTACAAATTGTCTGTGGAGCGCCTAATGTAGCAGTTGGACAAAAAGTGCCTGTAGCAACAGTTGGTACGACTTTATATGATGCTGAAGGCAAAGGATTTAAAATCAAAAAGGGAAAAATTCGTGGCGAAGTTTCTAACGGAATGATTTGCGCTGAAGATGAACTCGGTTTGGGTGAAAGTCACGACGGAATTATGGTGTTGGATGAAGAATTAACGCCTGGAACACCAGCAAACGAAGTGTTTGATATTGAAAATGATGCGGTTTTTGAAATTGGATTAACACCAAACAGAGCCGATGCAATGAGTCATCACGGAGTGGCAAGAGATTTAAAAGCTGGATTGCTTCAAAAAGATATCAAATTAGAACTCATTACACCTTCTACCAGTAGTTTTCGCGTGGATAACAGAACGTTAAAAGTAGATGTTGATGTGATAGATAAATCTTTAGCACCGCGGTATTGTGGGGTTACGATTTCTGGAGTGCAGGTAAAACCGTCGCCAGAATGGTTGCAACATCGTTTGAAAGCCATTGGTTTAACACCAAAAAATAATATTGTAGATGTAACGAATTATGTGTTGCACGAGCTAGGGCAACCATTACACGCGTTTGACGCGAATTATATTTCGGGCAATAAAATCATTGTAAAAACGTTGGAAACAGGCACTAAATTTGTCACGTTAGATGAAGTTGAGCGTGAATTGCATGAAGATGATTTAATGATTTGTGATGCAGAAAAACCATTGTGTATTGCAGGTGTTTTTGGCGGATTAAAATCTGGCGTGACCGAAAATACGACCAATATTTTCTTAGAAAGTGCTTATTTTAGCCCAGTTTCTGTGCGTAAAACAGCAAAACGTCACGGATTGAATACCGATGCATCGTTCCGTTTTGAACGCGGAATTGATCCAAATATTACGGAATATGCACTGAAACGTGCTGCTTTGTTAATTCAAGAATTGGCTGGCGGTGAAATTACCAGTGATGTTTCCGACAGTTATCCAACAAAAATTGAAGACTTTCAAGTGCGTGTGTCTTTCGATAATATTACGAAGTTAATCGGAGAAGAATTACCGCGTGAAACGATCAAAAATATTTTATCCTCTTTAGAGATTAAAATCAATTCGGTGACTGATGGCGGTTTAGGCTTGACCATTCCTGCTTTTAGAGTAGATGTGCAACGTGAAGCAGATGTCATTGAAGAAATTTTACGTGTTTACGGTTATAATAATATCAAGTTTGATGAAAAATGGCATACGTCCATTTCCAATACATCACGATTTGAAGATTACAAATTGCAAAATATAATCGCAACGCAATTGGTGTCGCAAGGTTTCTATGAAATTATGTCAAATTCCTTGACCAATACTTCATACATTGAACTTTCGGAGCAGTTAAAAACGGAGCATAATATTACGATGTTAAATCCTTTGAGTGGCGATTTGTCTGTGATGCGCCAATCGTTATTGTTTTCTGGATTGGAAGCGATTTCACACAACATCAACCGAAAAAATAGTGACTTAAAGTTATTCGAATTCGGAAAAACCTATCACGCTTACAGCGAAGAAAATCGTGAAGAACACAAGCATTTATCAGTATTCATTACTGGAAACGCTACAACGGAAACTTGGACGCAAAGCAAACCTGTTGCAACCGAATTTTTCTATGCGAAAGGAGTTGTAATGGCAATTTTATCTCGTTTGGGAATCAATTCGTTGAAAGTTTCGCCAATTAAAAACGATTTATTTTCTGAAGGAATTGTATTGAGTTTGGGAAAAATTAAGTTGGTTGAATTTGGAATTGTGAAACGAAAAGTTGTGAAGTCTTTCGACATTAAACAACAAGTAATTTTTGCGGATTTCAACTGGGAGAACGTGATTCAAGTCGTGAAAAATAGAAAAATCAAGTTTAAAGACATTCCAAAATTCCCGAAAGTTCGAAGAGATTTTGCATTGTTGATTGATGAGAAAACTACCTTTGCAGAAATTCATACGATTGCCAAACAAAGCGAACGCAACTTGTTGAAAGAAGTGAATTTGTTTGATGTATACGAAGGAAAGAATCTTCCAGAAGGAAAGAAAAGTTATGCGGTAAGTTTTACACTGCAAGACGAACATAAAACCTTGACA harbors:
- the pheT gene encoding phenylalanine--tRNA ligase subunit beta produces the protein MKISYNWVKQFIQLDWDADKTGELLTDLGLEVEGIEKYESVPGGLEGIVIGHVLTCVQHPNADRLKVTTVDLGDGEAVQIVCGAPNVAVGQKVPVATVGTTLYDAEGKGFKIKKGKIRGEVSNGMICAEDELGLGESHDGIMVLDEELTPGTPANEVFDIENDAVFEIGLTPNRADAMSHHGVARDLKAGLLQKDIKLELITPSTSSFRVDNRTLKVDVDVIDKSLAPRYCGVTISGVQVKPSPEWLQHRLKAIGLTPKNNIVDVTNYVLHELGQPLHAFDANYISGNKIIVKTLETGTKFVTLDEVERELHEDDLMICDAEKPLCIAGVFGGLKSGVTENTTNIFLESAYFSPVSVRKTAKRHGLNTDASFRFERGIDPNITEYALKRAALLIQELAGGEITSDVSDSYPTKIEDFQVRVSFDNITKLIGEELPRETIKNILSSLEIKINSVTDGGLGLTIPAFRVDVQREADVIEEILRVYGYNNIKFDEKWHTSISNTSRFEDYKLQNIIATQLVSQGFYEIMSNSLTNTSYIELSEQLKTEHNITMLNPLSGDLSVMRQSLLFSGLEAISHNINRKNSDLKLFEFGKTYHAYSEENREEHKHLSVFITGNATTETWTQSKPVATEFFYAKGVVMAILSRLGINSLKVSPIKNDLFSEGIVLSLGKIKLVEFGIVKRKVVKSFDIKQQVIFADFNWENVIQVVKNRKIKFKDIPKFPKVRRDFALLIDEKTTFAEIHTIAKQSERNLLKEVNLFDVYEGKNLPEGKKSYAVSFTLQDEHKTLTDKQIDKIMNKLQQSFEKQLGAELR